From the genome of Magnetococcales bacterium:
AAACAATTTCCGAAATCCTGTCGATTTCTCAAGCGGATTGCAAGCCGCAAACCGATGTGAAATCTCATGCAAAGTTTGTGTTCAATATTGAATCAGGCTTCATGTGCCTGGAAGTAAAAACAACCAACCAGGTCTGAAATCCGGTAGCAAACCCATGACCATGCCTACTTCCCCGACCACACCATCACCAGACACATCCCCGCACGCACCCTGGTATTTACGGCCTTTGTGCGTCTGGGTCTGTATTGCGCTGGTGGGACCCCTGGCCATTCCCCAGTTGTTGTTCTCGCCCTGCTTCAGTCGGCGCAGCAAATGGATCCTGACCACGCTGCTCCTCCTGCTGACGGCCTTGATCATCTATGCCCTTCATCTACTGACCACTCTCCTGGGAAACGGGACCCTGGACGAGATATTCCAGATATTGCAAAACCCCAACCTGGGTTTGGGTTGAACGGCTGGCTGATTTACAAACGGCGCAAAGACAGCCAGGAAAAAGGGTGGCCGCCACGCAGATCGATGCCATGAATCCAGTCCCGGCTTTTCAGTAGACAAACCTGGCCACCTCGACCAGCTCGCCGGGACGGCGCATGGGAATGGTGTGGGTTTGCAGCTTTTCGTCGGGGGTGCCTTCCTCGCTGACCACAGTGATGGTGGCCACGGTGACCGGGGCGTTGCCCTGTTTCCCGGACCGCCATCCGCCACCATAATAGTTGACATAAACCAGATAATTCCCGGGCGGTGGGGCCGGATGGGCGAATATTTCCGGACCATATCCCGTGGTGACATCCACATCCAAGGCCCCGCCGCTGGCGATGACCCGGTTGGCGTAAAAGCAATGCTCCCCCTTGGGGGTGATGACGTGAAGATCGATGTCGGTGGCGTTGCTGTCCCAGGCCAACACAATGCGCAAACGGGGACGCAGTTTTTCGTTGTAGGCCTCGTAAAACTGCCGCCGCACCACGGCAGAACGGTCGGGAGAACGAATTTCCACACTGTTGGAGCCGGTCCCGAAAAAGTAGGGACGACTGAACCTGTTCCCGTCATGGAGCAACAGCGGCATGGGTACACCGTTGACAATCAGCATGTGGGGC
Proteins encoded in this window:
- a CDS encoding DUF2135 domain-containing protein, whose product is MLIGLVALLWLALGTIGQANEEVADHPIILEAPLGGWRNSFGEEVAYTQVVRYPASFVNTEEPADEAGRRRQQTALIRGSIGQAPKIDKTPGGVQPGRTPSGQNPPHMLIVNGVPMPLLLHDGNRFSRPYFFGTGSNSVEIRSPDRSAVVRRQFYEAYNEKLRPRLRIVLAWDSNATDIDLHVITPKGEHCFYANRVIASGGALDVDVTTGYGPEIFAHPAPPPGNYLVYVNYYGGGWRSGKQGNAPVTVATITVVSEEGTPDEKLQTHTIPMRRPGELVEVARFVY